The sequence below is a genomic window from Ischnura elegans chromosome 2, ioIscEleg1.1, whole genome shotgun sequence.
aaatataattaattgcgGCGGGTGAGATGTGTTCATGAATTGTTTATTATATTCACCCTGATCTTGCTCTACATGTGCGTAAGGGTGTACCATGATGAAAATTCCAGTTTAATCTATTTTGAGGAactagaataatataataatatgtagaAACCATTAGCACAATTGATAAACAAAAATATGACACGGTACGACAGTCATGAGGGGAAATTATGTGTTGAATCTGTTTATCGAcatataaatagaaattatggtTATTGACCATGACTCTTTTTATCAAACATACCAAACATAATTCTACGGTGGAAAATAGTGGCTGCCGGCTATCACAATATCAGCCTGAAATTTTAGCATAAGATTACATTAGAATTTTTCGGCCCCGAGGTGTTAAGATTTTTTTGAACAGGACTGTacattttaaatgtgtatttaatgCTAACATTAATGTTTATCTGCCTGGgatatgaataatataattttattgtgacATTTAAATATCTGGCCTTTAAAACATACTCTATCCCTTTGAATTTGCTATTCCTCCTGCAGGTTGAAATTGATATGAGGAAGCAGAAATCATTCCTTGATCTCTCGGAGAGTCAAAAATATAGAAGGCTTAAGAAAATACGACTACAATTCAACAGCTCTGGTAGTACTGCCGGTGAACTGGATGCATTGCCTAATCACTCTACTGGTGTTGTGGATGCATTGCCTAATCACTCTACTGGTGACGTGGATGCATTGCCTAATCACTTTGATGAAATAGACGTTGCTCATCTGCATTCACCTTCAGAACACACTGATATCTTACCTTCAGTCACAGACTTGCCCTCAACTCCAGTTGTTGATAATGATCAGTCACCTGAAAGGGATATTGCCCGTGGAACATTAGAACCACAGTTTCATGCCAATGAAAGTCAATTAAAGAACGCCCTTGCCCATTGGAGCATTGAAAACAATGTAGCTCATAGTACTGTGGACAAGCTGTTAAAAATATTGGTCTCAGAAGGTAAGCTGGAGGGTCTTCCTACCACTGCTAGAGCATTGTTATGCACACCAAGAAgcaacaacttaaaaaaaactagttgTGGCGAATATTTGCATTATGGCCTAAAAAAGGCATTGGGTGAACAATTGCAGAAAGTGGATAGTGATTGCTTCAGTGACGTTATTGAAATAGATTTAAACATTGATGGCCTCCCTTTAGCAAAAAGCAGTAGAAGTGTGTTTTGGGCTATTTTAGGACGGATATATTGTAAAAAAGTACAGCTATCCCCATTTGTAATAGGAGTACATCACAGCTATGGAAAATTAACTTTAACGCCACAAGAATTGCTTAAAGAATTGGTAGAAGAGTTCAAAATGTTGCAGGAAAGTGGATTTCAAAATGACAAAAAgtcatttggaataaaaataagagCTATCATTTGTGACACTCCTGCCCGCTCATTTGTTACAGCCACTAAGGGTCACATGGGTTTTAACTGTTGTGGAAAATGCATTCAGAAAGGGTATGAGAGCAACCATCGTATCATCCTCAGTGACTTGAACTGTCAGCTTAGAACTGATGAGTCATTCCGTTGCCGGGCAGACATTGGACATCATGTGGGTGTTTCCCCGTTTGAAGAAATTGCAGAGTTGGGAATGGTCAGCCAATTTCCCCTAGATTACATGCATTTAGTTTGTTTAGGTGTTATGAAGAAGCTGCTACTGCTTTGGAGAAAGGGGAATGCCGAGTTGAAACTACCACCTCGTAGAAGGGAGTGCCTTTCCAGGCGATTAATCTCAGTTGCCTCATGGATTGGTGTTGAATTTGCACGAAAAACCAGAAACTTTGATGATGTCTGCCGATACAAGGCAACAGAATTCCGGCTCTTTCTTCTTTATGTGGGACCCTCTCTTCTGCATAACTATCTGCCAGAGAAGTATTTAAGGCATTTTCTTTGTCTTCACGTAGCTATTTCAATTCTCTGTGATGAAGTAAACTGCATTGTGTACAATGAATATGCCAGAAGTTTGCTTATGTATTTTGTGAAGTCTTTTAGCAAGTTATATGGCAAAGAAGCACTCACATATAATGTTCACAACCTAATTCATTTGGCCAATGATGTGAAAGGACTAGGTTGTCCTTTGGATGCATTTAGTGCATTTCCATTTGAAAATCACTTGGGAGTCATGAAAAGGGCTCTTAGGAAACAGGTAAAACCTCTTTCACAGTTGCATAACCGCCTGCATGAAAAGTCAATGCTTAAAAAGCCCGAGGGTCATCCAATCAAGAAGTACCCAATTATGTTGAAGCCACTAAATAAAAAGATTGCTGGGTTGTGTGCAGCATATGAAAAATTAGAGTTCAACCATTTTGTGTTATCTAGTAAAAGTACTGCAAACAATTGCTGCTTCTTGAGAACTAAGGAGCTTGTAAAAATAGCAGTGATAGGAGTAAAGAATGACACTCCTGTTGTGATTGGCAATGTGCTAGAGGAATCGGAAAGCATGCCATTTTATCCATTGGATTCTCGTTCCTTGGATATTCATGTCGGAGGGAAGTGGAGtacagaaaaaattatcaatgttgACCAGATTCTTTCCAAGGCTATTCGCCTACCATATAGCAGTGAAAAAGTCTGCTATTTTCCCTTGCTGCATACTCATACagcatgaaagaaaaattatttgaagaaaagaGGTGTTCCTGTACATTTGGAAATGTTAAACCTTGGTCTTCTGGTTTGTAGTTCTATACTATATCCACGGATGTATTGGTATACCAAAAGtttgatattatattattatgcttCTTACTTCAATTGCATATGTACTACTATGTTGTGTTAGCTGAAGACTGGTGTGCATCTATTCCCAGCAGCTGGATTAATGAAGTAGAAGGAGTCTACAGGTGGCCAAGAAATGTGTCATCGAGGACTGCTGTTTCTCGTCAGCTTGAGCCTGATGCTACCTGGCATAAAGATACCTATGATAGAATACTAGGGCCTTATGGTAtgataatacaaaatgttttcTAATGGTGGACAGATTTGAGAGGAAATGAAACTAAATTCATTCTTTCACTCCAGATACCGAGGAGCAAGCACGAAAAGTGGAGAGCAGAATGGCTCAGGTTAGCACTGAGGATGAGGATCATATACTCTGGGCAACCCAAGGGAACAAAGGAAAGAGGCagagaaaaaggaaacattttgatGATATGGTGGAACTTGGAAGTGAAGGTAGGAATATGTTCCATCATGAATACTGGATGGTTCCTCATCCACTGAGGATTGGATATTCTTGGTGGATAAGGATCTACTGCTCCTCAGCCTCAATAGGAGTTATCTTTTATTTGTCGATTTTTGTAGCTCATTGTTTATGGTATTCAGGCTTTTGGTTTTgcaatcaattaatttcatagTATTAGGCAACAGTTTCGCCGTGCTAAGCTGCTGGTTTCGTCAGGCTTTCAAGAACAACAAAAGTTGTTTGTTGTTCTTAAAAGCCTGACGAAAGAGTAATTGTTCTCCAAATATGTTCTTTTATTCTAGGTGATGATCTTTTAGATAAGTTGCCCCCTCCACCTGTGGGATTGTCTCGTGGAGAACACACTAAAGGCATTCAAAGGCCTCAGTGCAGtggaagcattaaaaaatcatcaaatactATGAAGTCGGGCATCATTGAAAATGGTTGGTTTTCTCAATAATGTATGGACAAAGTTTGTGTTGAAGGAATTTAAATAGTCCCAATAATGATGCCTTACCTTTGCCTTCCAGAAGTTCATGAAAATTGTGCATCTAAAAGTGGACCAAGTTCGGTAAAAATTAATGTGGAAACGAATGGTAGGAAATATATTAATGATGGATGATAATGGATTATGTAATTTGTCATTCAGAAGGTGATTTGAAGAAAGAGGTTATATTTGGCATTGAATTGCTATTTTTGTTTTCAGGTCTTGGTGGTGACAATCAAGAAGGACCTCTGCCTTCTCCTATAGAGACAGATGACGTTGGAGGAGGTATTTTTACTTCAAATCTTGGTTTTAATATGTCTTTATCAATCAGTTTAATCCCTGCATTGCATACTATATTTCAGAATATAACATTGCAGCTCTAATGAAAAGAGAATTTGCAAATTTGCATGCCAGATTAGATAATATGGAAAGGAAGAATGAGACGCTAAGTAATAAGCTTGACTTTGTGCTGGCATTCCTTCAAAATGAAGGATTAGAGAGTTATTCTGGTGCCCAAATGTCGAGCACATTAGATGCTCTGCCAACTTTTCCATTAAAGTCAGTCAGAGAAATTACAACTTTTGAGGGAAAACTACTGAGTGATGAGCAAGCCCGGAAACAGTTGGTGAGCCATATCTTCAATTGATTCATATTTCTTAAGATGTGAAATATATTGTTTCTATGCAAGGTTTTCATTGTAGTAATGAGCcatgaattttaaacattttcctgaaataataagcattatgaattttaaacattttcctgaaataataagCATTGTGAATTCCTTAGGAACTGGGTATGATGATCCAAAACATTCTAATTGAGATCTTTCTTGCACTTCGCAGAAGCTGAAAGTAAAACTCATTGGAGGAGCAAGTGGAGATGCCCACCTGAGGAGGGTGTTGTCGACCCTCCTGACTAATGAGTTAGCATATCAACTGACGTGGACTGGTCCACAGCATGGGAGCAAGAAAGGAGGGTGCTCCCAAGATACCATGTCTTTAAGAACTACTAAGTTTGCAGATACATTGATTGGTATGAATAAGTTTTCCTCCTGAATGGTATTTAGGTGGCTTATGAAGTCTACTTAATCATTTCCTCAGCCTTATAGTTATTTTCTATCACCCttatgatgaatatattttccagcTGCTGTAATGGAGTCCCATTGTTCAAGCAACATTGCCAGCTTGGAGAGAGTAGCCAAGCAGTGGCTGCAGCATGCAGGAGACCGTTTGAAGTAtgccgaaaaaaaaatgttcctgcTGTTTAGTTGTTGATATTGTTCCCATTTCGTGTCCAATAAAAAATTGTTCATGCCTGTAAAGTGAATTATATGTCTACTTATGACTTCCCATGCTTCCTTCCATTAGTGGTTTAGTTGCCTTTATTGTCAGTTCGTTTTATAATTTCAGGTGATTTATTAACAGGATGAGGAATGCATTTGTTAATCCAGCCTCTGCcagcttaacatctaggtaattGATACTATTTGCCAAGGAACCAAAACCTTGGGAGATTGGTTGATGGCTGTCTACTTTTTTAACTGGAAACTTTTCTCTAAATGGTTATTTCTATTGAGTAGGTTaatgttttggtatttttatacCTCTCCCTAGTGTGTTTGAATGTGTAGCTActctatttcctttttaataacaAAGAAGATTGGTTTCTTTCACTGCTTTTTTCCAGTAATATTCATGGTCAGTAAGTTTTAGAACAACGGAATTACTATATTATTAACAGACGGTACTGTGGTCTCCCGGGGGTTATATAGGCAACCCGGCGTATTATGAATCGATTTTAGCGCCATCTTTCGGTATAATTAAGCGATGATAGATCGTAGTTCTACCATCAATCAACAGATGGCGCCCCCTTCGCAGCTACGGTCTTATAGGAGTCTTACGGGACCTCATGCAGGAGGTCTTTAGGAGTCTTACGTGACATCCTTCATGACTCTTGTATGATTGCATAAGACCTCATAAAGACCTCCTCATGAGGCATTTGAGACCGTGTCATAAGACTCATACAAATTTGTATGAGCTCTTTAAGACTTCACATAGGACTCATGTGTGTTGACTGGGTATTTTTCCctttattactttttttgcaaataatgaACTACTACTGGTTGGCATCAAATAGctcgaaaaagaaataatccctTTTCGCACAAATGCATATGATTAATATATACAAATTACTCCTTACCATGTTCATTGTGTTAAAGCTCTTAATGGTATCATTATCATGCATTATTCCAtctaatttgtaaattatttgaGCACCTCAACataagataaaaggaaatatggcCAAGAGAACATTATTATGAACAATTAATTGTTGAACGAAAGATGTTAACATGCATAAGAAGAATGGGTGCATACAAAATCAAACATGcgcaaattaaaaaaagtgtgcagaaagaaaaaaaagaattgtgCGCATTGTATGAAAGGAGCATGCACAAAGTTGGAATCATAAGTGTGCAGAAAGCATTTGGTGAAGAAGTGTGCTAAAACTGTGAAAAGAGGGTGCAAGAGTGTGCATAAAGCGTTCGGTGAAGAAGGTTGCTAAAAGTGTGCAAAGAGCGTGCAAAAAGTGTGAAAAGAACTGTGCGCACACTTTATGCACGGTTTTCTGCACACTTTATTTTCACCAGGGTGGCTGAAAGGGCAATGCGTAGAAGGATAGTAAGACATTTACTAATAGACAGTTGCCCTTGTGGGACATCAGCCAGTCAGATATTTAGAATATTGGTGATGTGTATTGCCAATatcttaattaataattatgccaaGGTTGTTAATGACACAAAAACTTAGCGCAAGGGTTGTCATTCTTCCAAAAGGAAGCTTAGCACTTTAATGTAGGCATTCCGTGTAAATATCACAGCATATTTCTATGTTATTCTTATGTATATATATTCCCTATTGTATATTTTGTATGTAAATATTGTTGGTGGGTGCCCCCCCTCGGAGGACACCACCTTTTCGCGGTGAGGGGGATTGAGTGCTCCACAGATGATAAAACCATAAAAGTTAAGATTTGCTCATTAGGAGGTAGAGGTCATCGAAGTGGAAGCATGACTAAGAGTGTCCAAGGAAAGATAAAATACTGTCATCaactggctgttcgaaatggtccggcaggtgctgcccctctgggggacgccgaggaactcggacggtcgagccagtaaggagggtgacgcgcagtcagtcgcgcggaatgtgtgtagagagacggtgcgagttttgttaagggagtaccactcgagtgctgtaataatccttgctacctctgtgaATAAACCTCTCcctcacagttcagaagtgggattgaccagcgagctgctatggagttgttcgtgcacatccagccatcaatagatagaacatcaaaaaccccagtgcggactgagtaaggtgagagagtgtggttctagttgtagcaatgaccagtccgacgaatgcgtcgtgggatggcgagtgtcgcgtaggtagcttcaacggggtccattctgcggaagga
It includes:
- the LOC124154176 gene encoding uncharacterized protein LOC124154176, whose translation is MRKQKSFLDLSESQKYRRLKKIRLQFNSSGSTAGELDALPNHSTGVVDALPNHSTGDVDALPNHFDEIDVAHLHSPSEHTDILPSVTDLPSTPVVDNDQSPERDIARGTLEPQFHANESQLKNALAHWSIENNVAHSTVDKLLKILVSEGKLEGLPTTARALLCTPRSNNLKKTSCGEYLHYGLKKALGEQLQKVDSDCFSDVIEIDLNIDGLPLAKSSRSVFWAILGRIYCKKVQLSPFVIGVHHSYGKLTLTPQELLKELVEEFKMLQESGFQNDKKSFGIKIRAIICDTPARSFVTATKGHMGFNCCGKCIQKGYESNHRIILSDLNCQLRTDESFRCRADIGHHVGVSPFEEIAELGMVSQFPLDYMHLVCLGVMKKLLLLWRKGNAELKLPPRRRECLSRRLISVASWIGVEFARKTRNFDDVCRYKATEFRLFLLYVGPSLLHNYLPEKYLRHFLCLHVAISILCDEVNCIVYNEYARSLLMYFVKSFSKLYGKEALTYNVHNLIHLANDVKGLGCPLDAFSAFPFENHLGVMKRALRKQVKPLSQLHNRLHEKSMLKKPEGHPIKKYPIMLKPLNKKIAGLCAAYEKLEFNHFVLSSKSTANNCCFLRTKELVKIAVIGVKNDTPVVIGNVLEESESMPFYPLDSRSLDIHVGGKWSTEKIINVDQILSKAIRLPYSSEKVCYFPLLHTHTA
- the LOC124154177 gene encoding uncharacterized protein LOC124154177; translation: MKREFANLHARLDNMERKNETLSNKLDFVLAFLQNEGLESYSGAQMSSTLDALPTFPLKSVREITTFEGKLLSDEQARKQLKLKVKLIGGASGDAHLRRVLSTLLTNELAYQLTWTGPQHGSKKGGCSQDTMSLRTTKFADTLIAAVMESHCSSNIASLERVAKQWLQHAGDRLKYAEKKMFLLFSC